The following proteins come from a genomic window of Gammaproteobacteria bacterium:
- the serS gene encoding serine--tRNA ligase yields the protein MLDPHFLRTDLDETARRLATRGYTLDVALLTALETERKSVQVETEQLRAERNTRSKAIGAAKAQGKDTAPLMAAVAELGQRLTEKEERLGQIQLAISDLALGTPNLPHVSVPLGRSEEDNVEVRRWGSPRTFNFPVQDHVALGTALGLLDFDAATKLSGARFVVLKGPLARLQRALIQFMLDLHTIEHGYIETYVPYLVNPESLRGTGQLPKFEEDLFALRHQDGRPDYYLIPTAEVPVTNLVRGEIVDAARLPLKHVAHTPCFRSEAGSYGKDTRGMIRQHQFEKVELVQLVAPQDSYAALETLTAHAEVVLQRLGLPYRVVLLCAGDIGFSSAKTYDLEVWLPGQERYREISSCSNFEDFQTRRMVARFRNPATGKPELLHSLNGSGLAVGRTLVAVMENYQEADGHIRIPEALRPYLGGLERI from the coding sequence ATGCTCGATCCTCATTTCCTACGTACCGACTTAGACGAAACGGCGCGCCGTCTTGCCACCCGAGGTTATACCCTAGATGTAGCATTGCTAACGGCCCTAGAAACCGAGCGTAAGTCGGTTCAGGTAGAAACCGAACAACTACGCGCTGAACGCAATACTCGCTCCAAAGCCATTGGCGCTGCCAAAGCCCAGGGCAAGGATACCGCTCCCCTAATGGCGGCGGTTGCCGAACTGGGACAGCGACTTACCGAGAAGGAGGAGCGCCTTGGACAGATTCAGTTGGCCATTTCTGATCTGGCCTTGGGAACCCCGAACCTTCCCCACGTTAGCGTGCCGCTAGGGCGAAGCGAGGAAGACAACGTCGAGGTCCGCCGTTGGGGATCCCCACGCACCTTCAACTTCCCTGTGCAGGACCATGTTGCGCTGGGGACCGCCCTCGGCCTGTTGGATTTTGACGCTGCGACAAAGCTCTCCGGGGCGCGTTTTGTGGTGCTCAAGGGGCCATTGGCACGACTCCAACGGGCGCTTATCCAATTCATGCTCGACCTGCACACCATCGAACACGGCTACATCGAGACCTACGTCCCCTACCTGGTCAACCCCGAGAGCCTGCGCGGAACGGGTCAACTCCCCAAATTCGAGGAGGACTTGTTTGCCCTGCGCCATCAAGATGGGCGGCCTGATTACTATCTCATTCCGACCGCCGAAGTCCCGGTGACCAACTTGGTACGGGGCGAGATCGTCGATGCGGCACGTCTGCCCTTGAAGCATGTTGCGCACACCCCCTGCTTCCGTAGCGAGGCAGGGTCCTACGGAAAGGACACACGCGGCATGATTCGCCAGCATCAGTTTGAGAAGGTCGAGTTGGTGCAACTGGTCGCACCGCAGGATTCCTACGCCGCCCTGGAGACGCTGACCGCCCACGCTGAAGTGGTGTTGCAACGCCTCGGGCTGCCCTACCGCGTAGTTTTGCTATGTGCTGGGGACATAGGTTTTTCCTCGGCCAAGACCTACGACCTGGAGGTATGGCTACCGGGACAGGAGCGTTATCGTGAGATCTCTTCCTGCTCCAACTTTGAGGATTTTCAGACGCGACGCATGGTAGCGCGCTTCCGCAACCCAGCGACCGGAAAACCGGAATTGCTCCATAGCTTGAATGGTTCGGGGTTGGCGGTAGGTCGCACCTTAGTTGCGGTCATGGAGAACTATCAAGAGGCCGACGGGCACATCCGCATCCCGGAGGCACTTCGGCCATATCTGGGCGGATTGGAACGGATATGA
- a CDS encoding two-component system, sensor histidine kinase and response regulator: MAAEKNLLNPSRPSSVKIPTATSGPDIGDAGLCRQHSEKLLGLIADTLPVAISYVDTIPPGGWNAAAEYHQRLWLAPDAAQVGTWEWFLETNQYYWSEEIWPLYGRMPHSCLPSYDGWLQAVCPLDRERVAAAFSAATAQGIEFKVEWRVNPVAGASLRWLMAHGRPVREVDGRITSYVGIVFDVTERKRARQALMESEERYRRIVATVPGILYDYILYPDGSNRFLYVGPRLHEILELDEAALLADSRLFWDMVHPDDVASLRAEDVAAHREGRLFSAECRVITPSRQLKWIHLTAKPCPGSIPTPGECILLDDSLPSAAVKPGEPEPAIWSGIILDITARKEAEQAVNESEHTYRSLFKNLLNGVAYCRMLYRNDLPEDFIYLAVNEAFVAQTGLQDVVGKRVSEVIPGIREQDLELFEILSRVVLSGRPECFEIYVTSLQQWISATVYSPAATHFVLVFDVITERKQTEARLRKLSLAVEQSPNSIVITNTAAEIEYVNESFTRITGYTLDEVRGKNPRILQSGQTPPERYELLWDTLTQGRSWQGEFVNQRKNGELFVEYEIFTPIRQPDGRVTHYLAIKEDITEKQRLNQELNQHRHRLEELVKKRTQQLQEANRILEKTSAEVADLYNNAPCGYHSLDAQGRYVAVNDTELAMLGYTREELIGKKNIRDLISVDSQERFSANFQTLLKNGRIRDAEYNLVCKSGALLPVVINADTVCDAQGNFLYSRSTLFDDTDRKRREQQIVLLNRHYWAELARRAEEAEAATRAKSAFLANMSHEIRTPMNAILGLTHLLQRGMSNPSHLDKLDKISSSAHHLLSIINGILDLSKIEAGRFQLEVTDFSVDEMLAKIVAMIGPRARSKGLTLTIDKGGLPAWLYGDPTRLSQVLLNYLDNAVKFTERGEISLCARILEVLENELWVQFEVQDTGIGIESEQCSRLFSAFEQADSSITRRYGGTGLGLAINRRLAALMGGDTGVESAPGVGSTFWLTARLRQGSEQVVQTKRKALDVEQILLREHCQARILLVEDNPINQEVARELLKGVGFEVDLAGDGVNALAKIQEGTYDLILMDVHMPVMDGLVATRAIRALPGWENVPILGMSANVFAEDRHQCLAAGMDDFVAKPMVPEDLFASLARWLQNRNGGSATMGEKADTEYLRQDSVAIVQTNVGAVVSTESLLLRALTAIAGLDTTLGLKTQRGQLESYIRLLHSFAHYHRDDMTRFAQSMAKGDRKGAQHLVHTLKGVAGNLGATSLRIPVQQLEEALRRIDSAKEIDSLQIIVEKELSALVTGILAVPLIAPATVEVSPEQAQELLDQLEHLLATNDYVGRTFLQEHSLHLRVILGEQATELERLVERFDYESALALVRAARVGK; this comes from the coding sequence ATGGCTGCCGAGAAGAATCTGTTGAACCCATCGAGACCGTCCTCAGTGAAGATCCCAACCGCAACCAGTGGGCCTGATATCGGTGACGCTGGTCTCTGTCGGCAGCACAGTGAAAAACTTCTGGGGCTTATCGCAGATACCTTGCCGGTGGCCATCTCATATGTGGACACCATCCCCCCCGGCGGATGGAACGCGGCAGCGGAATACCACCAGCGCCTCTGGCTCGCCCCCGACGCCGCTCAGGTCGGGACCTGGGAGTGGTTCCTCGAAACCAATCAATATTACTGGTCGGAGGAGATCTGGCCCCTCTACGGACGGATGCCCCATAGCTGCCTGCCTTCCTATGATGGCTGGCTACAAGCAGTCTGCCCACTCGATCGCGAACGGGTGGCCGCAGCATTCTCGGCAGCTACGGCGCAAGGTATTGAATTCAAGGTGGAATGGCGTGTCAATCCGGTAGCCGGGGCCTCGCTACGTTGGTTGATGGCGCATGGTCGGCCGGTTCGGGAGGTGGATGGTCGGATTACGAGTTACGTGGGCATTGTGTTCGATGTCACCGAGCGTAAGCGTGCTCGGCAGGCCCTGATGGAGAGCGAGGAACGCTACCGGCGAATTGTCGCTACGGTACCAGGGATACTCTACGACTACATCCTGTATCCAGACGGGAGTAATCGTTTTCTGTACGTGGGGCCGCGACTGCACGAGATCCTTGAACTAGACGAGGCGGCACTGCTGGCCGATAGCCGCCTGTTCTGGGATATGGTCCACCCTGACGATGTGGCGTCGCTGCGTGCGGAGGACGTGGCCGCGCATCGTGAAGGACGTTTGTTCAGTGCCGAGTGTCGCGTTATCACCCCTTCGCGTCAGCTGAAATGGATCCACCTCACCGCGAAGCCATGCCCAGGGTCGATACCCACTCCAGGGGAGTGTATATTGCTTGACGATAGCCTCCCTTCGGCGGCAGTGAAACCAGGAGAGCCCGAACCCGCCATCTGGAGCGGGATCATCCTGGACATTACGGCCCGCAAAGAAGCCGAGCAGGCCGTAAATGAGAGTGAGCACACCTACCGTTCGTTGTTCAAAAATCTACTCAATGGTGTTGCCTACTGTCGGATGCTCTACCGTAACGACCTACCGGAGGATTTCATCTATCTGGCGGTCAACGAGGCCTTCGTGGCCCAGACCGGGCTTCAAGACGTGGTGGGGAAACGGGTCTCCGAGGTAATTCCCGGTATTCGTGAGCAGGACCTCGAGCTATTTGAGATCCTTAGTCGCGTTGTGCTATCCGGTCGGCCGGAGTGTTTCGAGATCTACGTTACCTCCCTACAACAGTGGATCTCGGCAACGGTATACAGCCCAGCGGCGACGCATTTTGTGTTGGTGTTCGACGTAATTACCGAGCGTAAGCAGACGGAGGCCCGCCTACGTAAACTCTCGCTGGCGGTGGAGCAGAGTCCGAATAGTATCGTCATTACGAATACCGCTGCTGAAATTGAATATGTAAACGAATCATTCACGCGTATCACCGGCTATACCCTCGATGAGGTGAGAGGTAAGAATCCGCGTATCCTGCAATCGGGGCAGACCCCGCCAGAACGTTATGAATTACTCTGGGATACCCTGACCCAAGGTCGCTCGTGGCAGGGTGAATTTGTCAATCAGCGCAAGAACGGGGAATTATTCGTTGAATACGAGATCTTTACCCCAATTCGGCAACCTGACGGTCGCGTTACCCACTATCTCGCCATCAAGGAGGATATTACTGAGAAGCAACGCCTCAATCAAGAACTTAATCAACACCGCCACCGTCTGGAGGAGTTGGTCAAGAAGCGTACCCAGCAATTGCAGGAGGCCAATCGTATCCTTGAAAAGACCTCGGCCGAGGTTGCCGACCTCTACAACAATGCCCCTTGCGGTTACCACTCGCTAGACGCCCAAGGCCGTTACGTTGCGGTCAACGATACGGAATTGGCAATGCTCGGCTATACCCGCGAGGAGTTGATTGGTAAGAAAAATATTCGCGATCTAATTTCTGTTGATTCCCAAGAACGGTTTTCTGCTAATTTCCAGACGCTTCTCAAAAATGGGCGAATCCGCGACGCGGAATATAATCTAGTGTGTAAAAGTGGTGCATTGCTGCCTGTGGTCATCAATGCCGATACGGTTTGTGATGCCCAGGGTAATTTCCTTTATAGCCGTTCGACCCTGTTTGACGATACCGATCGTAAACGCCGCGAGCAGCAGATCGTCTTACTAAATCGCCATTATTGGGCGGAATTAGCACGTCGCGCCGAAGAGGCGGAGGCCGCTACTCGGGCCAAAAGCGCATTCCTGGCGAATATGAGCCACGAGATCCGTACCCCCATGAATGCGATCTTGGGGCTGACCCATCTGCTCCAACGCGGAATGAGCAATCCCAGTCATCTGGATAAACTCGATAAGATCTCTAGCTCCGCCCATCATCTATTATCGATTATCAACGGAATTTTGGACCTCTCAAAGATCGAGGCAGGTCGTTTCCAATTAGAGGTTACCGATTTCTCCGTCGATGAGATGTTGGCCAAGATCGTCGCCATGATTGGACCACGGGCACGCAGCAAAGGATTGACTCTCACCATTGACAAAGGGGGGCTACCCGCTTGGCTATACGGTGACCCGACTCGATTATCCCAAGTCCTGCTCAATTATCTGGACAATGCCGTAAAGTTTACCGAGCGCGGTGAGATTAGCTTATGCGCACGGATATTGGAGGTATTGGAAAACGAACTATGGGTACAATTTGAGGTTCAGGATACCGGTATTGGGATTGAGTCTGAGCAATGCTCACGACTCTTCTCTGCCTTTGAGCAGGCAGATAGTTCTATTACGCGGCGCTATGGCGGTACTGGATTAGGGTTGGCTATCAATCGACGCCTGGCCGCATTAATGGGGGGCGATACCGGAGTGGAAAGTGCTCCAGGGGTGGGGAGCACTTTTTGGCTTACGGCACGATTACGCCAGGGCTCGGAACAAGTGGTGCAGACTAAGAGGAAGGCCCTGGATGTAGAGCAAATATTGTTACGCGAGCATTGTCAGGCACGAATTCTGTTGGTAGAGGACAACCCGATCAATCAGGAAGTAGCGCGGGAACTATTGAAGGGGGTGGGTTTCGAGGTAGATCTAGCCGGTGATGGGGTCAATGCCTTGGCAAAGATACAAGAAGGTACCTACGACCTTATTCTGATGGATGTGCATATGCCGGTCATGGATGGATTGGTCGCTACTCGTGCCATTCGCGCATTGCCTGGCTGGGAAAATGTACCTATCCTGGGGATGAGCGCCAACGTTTTTGCCGAGGACCGACACCAGTGTTTGGCGGCAGGGATGGATGATTTTGTGGCTAAGCCGATGGTTCCGGAGGATCTATTTGCCAGTTTGGCGCGGTGGTTGCAAAACAGAAATGGGGGGAGCGCTACGATGGGGGAAAAGGCTGATACGGAATATCTCCGTCAGGATTCGGTAGCGATTGTACAAACCAATGTGGGAGCTGTGGTATCGACGGAATCTTTATTGCTGCGAGCGTTAACTGCGATTGCGGGTCTGGATACTACCCTGGGTTTGAAGACTCAGCGTGGCCAGCTTGAAAGCTATATCCGGTTATTGCATAGCTTCGCCCACTATCACCGCGATGATATGACACGCTTTGCCCAGAGCATGGCCAAAGGGGATCGCAAAGGGGCACAGCACTTGGTTCATACCCTTAAAGGCGTGGCCGGTAATCTGGGGGCCACCTCGCTACGGATACCAGTTCAACAATTAGAAGAGGCCCTCCGCCGTATTGATTCGGCCAAGGAAATCGACTCGCTGCAGATTATTGTGGAAAAAGAACTAAGTGCGCTGGTTACCGGTATCCTTGCCGTGCCGTTAATTGCTCCCGCAACTGTGGAGGTTAGCCCCGAACAGGCGCAGGAATTGCTGGATCAATTGGAACATCTACTTGCCACCAATGATTACGTTGGGCGTACATTTCTGCAAGAGCACAGTCTTCACCTTCGGGTTATTCTCGGGGAGCAGGCCACGGAATTAGAACGATTGGTTGAACGCTTCGATTATGAATCAGCCTTGGCCCTGGTGCGTGCCGCTCGTGTAGGAAAATAG
- a CDS encoding hypothetical protein (Evidence 5 : Unknown function) has translation MRLRCPAELGRGFPIRSIIGNPKPHPPPPSP, from the coding sequence ATGAGGTTGCGTTGTCCGGCAGAGCTAGGTAGGGGGTTTCCGATAAGGTCTATTATCGGAAACCCAAAACCTCACCCCCCGCCCCCCTCTCCTTAA
- a CDS encoding two-component system, chemotaxis family, response regulator WspR, whose protein sequence is MNTRPKVVIIDDIPENILSLHEILEKDYDIFFATSGTEGINIVEEQLPDVILLDVRMPGMDGYEVCVRIKSAARTATIPIIFVTTANQTEDETKGLELGAIDYLIKPVSASIVKARVRNHIDLKRSRDVLERLSTTDGLTGIANRRRFDEYLDFQWRQSMRLKYPLSLLLADVDHFKAFNDHYGHARGDVCLKQVAGAIAGVVARSSDLVARYGGEEFVCLLPGTDLDGAQLIANRLVGLVQALKIPHAFAPEANCVTVSVGLTTKIPTPTELSLQLIETADQALYRAKHAGRNQISIANS, encoded by the coding sequence ATGAATACACGACCGAAAGTGGTCATCATTGATGATATCCCGGAAAATATCCTGAGTCTTCATGAAATATTGGAGAAGGATTACGATATTTTCTTTGCGACCTCCGGGACAGAGGGGATTAATATTGTCGAAGAGCAGTTGCCCGATGTAATTCTGCTGGATGTCAGGATGCCGGGTATGGATGGTTATGAGGTCTGTGTGCGGATCAAGTCGGCTGCACGGACAGCAACGATCCCGATTATCTTTGTTACCACGGCAAACCAGACGGAAGACGAAACAAAAGGGCTTGAGCTGGGTGCAATTGATTATCTGATCAAGCCGGTGAGTGCCTCGATCGTTAAGGCGCGGGTGCGCAATCATATCGATCTCAAACGCAGTCGCGATGTTTTGGAACGGCTATCGACCACCGATGGCCTAACCGGGATTGCCAATCGGCGTCGTTTTGACGAATATCTCGATTTCCAATGGCGGCAATCGATGCGCCTGAAGTATCCGTTATCACTACTCCTCGCAGATGTGGATCACTTCAAGGCGTTCAATGACCATTATGGCCATGCACGCGGAGACGTATGCCTCAAGCAAGTGGCCGGGGCGATTGCCGGGGTGGTGGCGCGATCATCTGATCTTGTCGCCCGCTACGGTGGCGAGGAGTTTGTATGTCTATTACCAGGGACGGACCTAGACGGGGCGCAGTTGATTGCAAATCGGTTGGTGGGCCTGGTTCAGGCATTGAAGATCCCCCATGCCTTTGCACCGGAAGCCAATTGCGTCACGGTAAGTGTAGGGCTCACAACGAAAATACCGACACCCACAGAATTATCCCTACAACTAATTGAGACGGCCGATCAGGCACTTTACCGCGCCAAACATGCAGGCCGTAATCAGATTTCGATAGCCAATTCATAG
- a CDS encoding Multi-sensor signal transduction histidine kinase translates to MPNKILIIDDSPSEIKVLATILSPSYELLFATNGADALELLINGKPDLILLDVVMPGMDGYQVCRSLKENPRTAEIPIIFVTVRSYDADETIGLELGADDYIHKPFAPAVIRARIRNLLARRNAELALRAKTVQLERSNVELQDFAHIVSHDLKEPLRGIYTYVTLLAEDYSERLDSEAKNYIERTQRLVEHLSFFIDRLLDYSRLGYAELDWTTLDLNELVDEITEVVAPFFREQQAELRRVGHLPIIRGNGVRVAEIFQNLLINAAKYNDKSEKWVEVGYREDTSGPIFWVRDNGVGIAAQHHDMVFRIFKRLYEKDQYGGGAGVGLTIVKKIVERHGGRIWIESTLGEGTTFYFTLNGEM, encoded by the coding sequence ATGCCAAATAAAATTCTTATTATTGATGATAGTCCCAGTGAGATCAAAGTTCTAGCCACTATTCTATCGCCAAGCTACGAGCTACTATTCGCCACCAATGGTGCGGATGCACTGGAGCTGCTGATTAATGGAAAACCAGACTTGATTTTACTCGATGTGGTCATGCCGGGGATGGATGGCTACCAGGTATGCCGCAGCCTGAAGGAAAATCCGCGAACTGCGGAAATTCCGATAATCTTTGTCACGGTACGGTCCTATGATGCGGATGAAACGATTGGCCTTGAGCTAGGGGCAGACGATTATATTCACAAACCATTTGCGCCGGCGGTGATTCGCGCACGAATACGTAATCTGTTGGCACGTCGTAACGCCGAATTAGCCCTGCGGGCGAAGACGGTGCAATTAGAGCGTTCCAATGTGGAGTTGCAGGATTTTGCTCATATCGTCTCGCATGATCTTAAGGAGCCCTTGCGTGGTATCTACACCTATGTAACCTTACTGGCGGAGGATTATTCCGAACGACTTGACAGTGAGGCAAAAAATTATATTGAGCGCACGCAGCGATTGGTTGAGCATCTGTCATTCTTTATCGACCGCCTCTTGGACTATTCACGTTTGGGATATGCGGAACTGGATTGGACGACCCTTGACCTTAATGAACTGGTCGATGAGATCACCGAGGTGGTCGCACCATTTTTTAGAGAGCAGCAGGCTGAATTGCGACGGGTGGGACATCTACCGATCATTCGTGGTAATGGGGTACGGGTCGCTGAGATTTTTCAGAATCTGCTCATTAATGCCGCGAAATATAACGACAAATCGGAGAAATGGGTCGAGGTAGGTTATCGCGAGGATACGAGTGGGCCAATCTTCTGGGTTCGTGATAATGGCGTGGGGATTGCGGCACAGCACCATGATATGGTCTTTCGTATCTTCAAACGGCTCTACGAGAAAGACCAATACGGTGGTGGCGCAGGAGTGGGACTTACGATTGTCAAAAAAATCGTCGAACGTCACGGTGGACGGATTTGGATCGAATCGACGTTGGGAGAGGGAACGACCTTCTATTTCACCCTGAACGGGGAGATGTGA
- a CDS encoding hypothetical protein (Evidence 5 : Unknown function): MEGGRLDAIPNFYIGYVPFVLGREFPNRVSYNRFVELEQSVLVPLCAYLNTRRVTSKGIAFIDSTPLRVCHNRRIPRHRTFNGLAARGKTSVDWYYGFKLHLVIDDQGELVSFLVTPGNIDDRKGLKEMAKFINGKLFGDKGYISKALQESLWEQGIELITKIRKNMKKVFIGDFDKIMLRKRSIIETVNDQLKNISQLEHTRHRSLANFMVNIVCALIAYSWQPKKPSLNLRNWKTNSTDLIVVEENNTLFLSRM; encoded by the coding sequence ATGGAGGGGGGACGATTGGATGCGATCCCGAATTTTTATATCGGTTATGTACCGTTTGTTTTAGGTAGGGAGTTTCCGAATCGAGTTAGTTATAACCGATTTGTAGAGCTAGAGCAATCCGTTCTAGTTCCACTGTGTGCCTATTTAAACACGCGTCGCGTTACTTCAAAAGGAATTGCATTTATTGACTCAACGCCATTACGTGTCTGCCATAACCGCCGTATTCCTCGTCACAGAACATTCAATGGACTCGCCGCAAGAGGAAAAACATCCGTTGATTGGTATTATGGATTTAAGTTGCATCTTGTTATTGATGACCAGGGAGAGCTGGTCTCTTTTCTTGTTACGCCAGGAAATATTGACGATCGTAAGGGGTTGAAGGAAATGGCAAAATTTATTAATGGTAAATTGTTTGGAGACAAAGGGTACATTTCAAAGGCGCTTCAAGAATCTTTATGGGAGCAGGGAATTGAATTGATTACAAAAATTCGAAAGAATATGAAAAAGGTTTTTATTGGGGATTTTGACAAAATAATGTTGCGCAAACGATCCATAATTGAGACCGTTAACGATCAGCTAAAAAATATTTCTCAACTGGAACACACGCGTCATCGCAGTCTTGCTAATTTTATGGTGAATATAGTTTGTGCCCTTATCGCATACTCATGGCAACCAAAAAAGCCATCATTGAACCTTAGAAACTGGAAGACGAATAGTACAGATTTGATCGTAGTTGAAGAAAATAACACCCTATTTCTATCTAGAATGTGA
- a CDS encoding putative FHA domain-containing protein (Evidence 3 : Putative function from multiple computational evidences), producing the protein MTDYVRICPRCGHVSPEYDNVCGMCQHFIGMEEAVPPPPRATATPVTPAAAPQPPTVPPPPLAQRTVTPTDLAREPLTQRFVSSDPTLFLEVGNGTLLPMRSGWRLGQAHASNDAEVQLPAQTAGVEFVHRHHCRFDHERTQWYVTALDQRLLGRDFTNRTQINGRLLPPGERRTLSDGDELRLSGVILRIRIPPNTKWG; encoded by the coding sequence ATGACCGACTATGTGCGTATCTGTCCGCGTTGTGGGCATGTCAGCCCCGAATACGACAATGTGTGCGGTATGTGTCAGCACTTCATTGGCATGGAAGAGGCGGTGCCGCCCCCCCCGCGCGCAACGGCTACGCCAGTCACTCCGGCAGCGGCCCCCCAACCGCCCACCGTTCCCCCGCCACCGCTCGCCCAACGGACGGTCACTCCAACCGACCTCGCACGCGAACCGTTGACCCAACGCTTCGTCTCCAGCGACCCGACGCTATTTCTGGAGGTGGGGAATGGGACGCTTTTGCCGATGCGTTCTGGTTGGCGCCTGGGCCAAGCCCACGCCAGTAATGATGCCGAGGTCCAGCTTCCCGCGCAGACTGCTGGGGTCGAATTCGTTCACCGCCACCACTGTCGCTTCGACCATGAGCGGACACAGTGGTACGTCACGGCCCTTGACCAACGACTCCTGGGACGAGATTTCACCAATCGCACCCAAATCAACGGCCGCCTGTTGCCGCCCGGTGAGCGGCGGACACTGTCCGATGGTGACGAATTACGGTTGTCGGGGGTAATTCTGCGGATACGCATACCTCCGAATACCAAATGGGGCTAG